aaaataaaagctatattatatcataattatataaaattctttttaaatcATTTAAAGAATATAATTATCTTAAACATATTTGCACATCTTCAAATTCATATATTGCACAAAAAATGTATATTAACTAGTCTATAACAAAGTACTCATTAGTTATGttaaaatgtttatttatttacctCTTTGGAGATTCGGAGAGTGGCTCCATAAGATCCACCAAAtctccttctttcctttttcttttatcaTTTCGACTTAACAccattttgcaattttattaaaaaatacttcTGTCAAAAACAACCACAAAAATTTGATACAGAAATATGTTCATTAATACTTGATTACAGAAAATTAAACTATTACCTGATCAATATCTTCATTTTTACAAAAACTAGAAAAATAAgaagttaaaaaatatttagaaacgttacattatataaaatGAGATACGAGTATTGTTACAAATAACaaacatttaatataaaaaaattcaataagaaaaaatataaaatttaagaaTTTATGTTCTTCTATAACCTTTTAATGCTTCAgagtatttttcatttaaattagATAATTAAGAATTGATAATGCATAAAACCACCTAACATCTGTTCTTTACACTGAGCGAACGATTGTTTATTGTGTCAAATAAGATTAAATACCACGCTCTGATCTATGATGtagatatacatagatatgcACTATAAAATGATATTGATTTCTCAAGACTTATCCACATTGCATGTACCGCATTGTGTTGAACATAGTACGGTTTGCTTTACTTACATTAAGCATTCAACCaatggaaaaaatatataagacaTGTGTAGAAGAAATTATTAGCACCTTCTTATGTACATACCTTACATATGTCAAAAATTCCttattcattatttattaaattaatttagataaaagaaagattaaaaaacaatatttgAATTGAAAAATGTTAAATAATCGATATTAGCAGAGATATTAATTTCAATGGAATGTTCATGAAACTCCTATTCTGCcatctatatatgtatgtgcatAAGAATATTTGTTACGTTTTTCGTGTTTACACCTCAAACCTATTAAAATTATACACATGGACTATATTTAGAAATTACTCATACATTGTTTAAATAATTAGTGCTTAATTTATAATTGTTTTACTAAGGTAGGTAGAACTATGGCGTACTTTGTAATTAGAcaaatattaacaaaaaattaTCGCGACTTGTCATACATTAACTCAAATAAAGTGGAATGTCAGCTTGACATTATTCGCAATCAATTAATTGATATTTAAGATACGATTACTATTGATATTTCTCTtaatgaataattataatttgtaacttaatgtaatatttaaattgtatatttaataatttttaataattttataaggtAAAAATTGTTCTGTTAATAATTAATTGGATACTTGATTACGTGAtgatatttctataatttaattttttaaatgattttcaaaaatatgtcatattagatataatataacatatattatatacaattattcttatttacatcttattaaaatacaataaagattTTGAATTATTTGCATCTAAGtatgattaaaaatatggaTTATTACCATTGTTATTCATTTATACATAGTTACATAATTGTGTTTAATTATAGATAGACTATTTATAAATAAGACATCATGTATAATACTGGACCACCACCACCTTATGAATCACCTCCATATGCACCGCCTGGTTATTCACAAACAATGGGTGGTGTTCCACCTGCTAGCCCTTTCACATCTGCAGAAACTTGTATGTcttattcttattttattatagTGAACTCTACAATTTAACTAATTAactaagaaaataaattaaaaaaatttattatttctttatagatACAACTGGACCAACTATAGTAACAACAATTGTTCCACTGGGGCCAGGATCAACACATACAATTTGTCCTCATTGCCATGCAGAAATAGATACTACAACAAAGACAGAACCTGGCATGATTGCCTATATATCTGGGGTTGTAATTGCATTAATGgggtatttacaaaaatatttttcaattaccAATTCAGTATCTcttgaataatttattatattactattttatatattattttcaacaGATGTTGGTTGGGATGCTGTTTGATTCCATGCTGTATTGATGAATGTATGGATATTCATCATAGTTGTCCTAACTGTAAAGCTTATCTGGGACGTTATAGGAGATAAGATAACACAATACTAGTATCTATTGCATTTCACTTTGAAGCCATTTGAAAGTtgcatcatatatatatatatatatatatatatatatatatatatatatataatgaataaGTTTTAGTTTTTATCTTCAACAAATATTTGCAATGTTTGGAACATAAACAATCagcttcaaatatttttcacatGAAAATTTGATATATACAATGCACAATGCAAGATTAcacataattatataaaaaaagtaTTTGATATTTACTTTCATAAAAGGgatcattaaaaatattcgtggatttaaatattaaatgaaaaagttcctaaaattcaatttatttgttatatttgaaaactttttcattataaaagtataaaatagtTGAGCAGGATGTACAAATGAAAACAAGGTTCATTGATAATTTTGTTTACAATAAATAGTACacaatataaattttcatatgTAACATGTATATAAAATTACTTTTAGATGAGGATATTCAAGGTATTTTCAGCACTATCTGATATTTTtgttgaatatataaatattatacacaATATTTCTTTACTTAACTTGTATTAACTGACAGCAGGTGTTATTGCAAGTACTGttaaaaatctatttttttaaattgttaaaGATGACAAACTTATACAATCTGTGTCTGTTTTTATATAGTCTCATTTaatgtatatatgaatataaatatatgcTATTGAAAATAACTATTTTTTGGAAATAATGTGCACTGCTGTCTTTTTATcacttataaaaatttatatgttttcaaatagaaataaatacttTGTAACATATAACAGAAAagttacattttaaaaataagATCAATTAATAATGTTAATGTAAAATAAAGTTGATATTCCATAAATTATGTAATTAATGCCCATTTCTCATTTTCAATGAAGtacctatatatgtataaatacaaattaatatagatattttataaataatttatactaATAGCAAatctaaaaaatttatttttgaataagataataatttttacttgTATATTTATAGAAGAAACTAATTCTTACAATAGTCATAAAAAATAAGTGTAGTCATAAAATATAgtcataaataacaataatcgTAAAAATAAGCATATTAACTAATCTGTATTTTTGATATTACTttagtgtaatatatatgcttttatataaaatgtttaGCAATGtattctatattaataataaacaaaatgaataaaattgatGTCCTAAGTAATTTTTACCTGCGTTTACATATTTTCGTCGATTTTTACtagttaaacattttttttatattttcagaact
This portion of the Bombus affinis isolate iyBomAffi1 chromosome 1, iyBomAffi1.2, whole genome shotgun sequence genome encodes:
- the LOC126917234 gene encoding LITAF domain-containing protein, whose product is MYNTGPPPPYESPPYAPPGYSQTMGGVPPASPFTSAETYTTGPTIVTTIVPLGPGSTHTICPHCHAEIDTTTKTEPGMIAYISGVVIALMGCWLGCCLIPCCIDECMDIHHSCPNCKAYLGRYRR